The following proteins are encoded in a genomic region of Coffea eugenioides isolate CCC68of chromosome 6, Ceug_1.0, whole genome shotgun sequence:
- the LOC113775885 gene encoding microtubule-associated protein 70-1-like isoform X1, with protein MSSAQMISSSSNSNCSVDNCNGDVSWPEPPKLTPSASLKTKKKPTPAPSISRAGGEVDELVTLLHGSDPLRVELSRLENEVRDKERNLGDAYAEIKALKYSERLKEKAVEELSDELKKIDDKLKATEALLESKNLEVRKINEEKKTALAAQFAAEATLRRVHAGQKDDEMPPIEAIITPLEAELKLARLEVAKLQDDNRALDRLTKSKEAALLEAERTVQMALAKASLVDDLQNKNQDLMKQIEICQEENRILDKMHRQKVSEVEKLMQTVHELEEAVLAGGAAANAVRDYQRKMQELNEEKRILDRELARAKISANRVAVVVANEWKDSNDKVMPVKQWLEERRLLQGEMQQLKDKVAIAERTAKAEAQLKEKYHLRFKVLEERLKASSTCTTRSTPQGGSVCNGLSRRQSFGGGESLSKPPSNGISLKKTKFQSRSFRTNSSSALLEQSKFSSTLFGSGSRSLDGENTLTYENDIDNRFTNSCDHRHSNEIARIHENGYANEIGNLNAADKAEGENEDYVSGMLYDMLQKEVITLRKVCQEKDQSLKDKDDSIEMLAKKVETLNKAMEVESKKMRREVAAMGKELAATRIGKEQDQRLRRVSSTRGAVNGTHQPAIRPENDKAVCVANQS; from the exons ATGTCAAGCGCTCAGATgattagtagtagtagtaacAGCAATTGCAGTGTTGATAATTGTAACGGCGACGTCAGTTGGCCGGAGCCGCCGAAGCTGACGCCGTCGGCTTCGCTTAAGACGAAGAAGAAACCGACTCCGGCGCCGAGCATTTCCAGAGCCGGCGGGGAAGTTGACGAGCTGGTTACTCTTCTTCACGGCTCTGATCCCCTCCGCGTCGAGCTCAGTCGCCTGGAAAATGAAGTCCGAG ACAAAGAGAGGAATCTGGGAGATGCGTATGCAGAAATCAAGGCCTTGAAGTACTCAGAGCGCCTAAAAGAGAAGGCAGTTGAGGAG CTTTCGGATGAGTTAAAGAAAATTGACGACAAATTGAAAGCAACTGAAGCACTTTTGGAAAGCAAG AATTTAGAGGTTAGgaaaataaatgaagaaaagaaaacagctCTGGCAGCACAATTTGCTGCAGAAGCTACTCTTCGAAGAGTTCATGCAGGTCAAAAAGATGATGAAATGCCTCCTATTGAAGCCATTATCACTCCTTTAGAGGCAGAATTGAAGTTGGCCAGGCTGGAG GTAGCTAAGCTACAAGATGACAATAGAGCCCTGGATCGACTTACTAAGTCCAAAGAGGCTGCTCTGTTGGAGGCTGAGCGAACTGTCCAAATGGCATTGGCGAAAGCCTCCTTGGTTGATGATCTGCAGAACAAAAACCAAGATTTGATGAAACAGATAGAGATATGCCAG GAGGAGAATAGAATATTGGACAAGATGCACAGGCAGAAAGTTTCTGAGGTTGAAAAGTTAATGCAAACTGTACATGAACTTGAGGAGGCTGTTTTGGCTGGAGGTGCTGCGGCCAATGCAGTACGTGATTACCAGCGAAAGATGCAAGAATTGAAC gaagaaaaaagaattcTGGACCGTGAACTTGCTCGTGCAAAGATTTCAGCGAATCGGGTTGCTGTTGTTGTTGCTAATGAGTGGAAAGATTCCAATGACAAAGTAATGCCTGTAAAGCAATGGCTGGAAGAAAGAAGACTTCTTCAG GGAGAAATGCAACAGCTTAAAGACAAAGTGGCAATTGCAGAGCGAACTGCAAAGGCAGAAGCACAATTAAAA GAGAAGTATCACTTACGATTtaaagttttggaagaaaggcTAAAAGCTTCTTCAACTTGTACCACCCGCTCTACTCCACAAGGAGGAAGTGTGTGTAATGGTCTTTCACGGCGCCAATCTTTTGGAGGAGGAGAAAGTTTGTCCAAACCTCCATCAAATGGGATTTCATTGAAAAAGACAAAGTTTCAGTCTAGGTCATTTCGAACAAATAGTTCTTCAGCATTATTGGAGCAGTCAAAATTCTCATCAACGTTATTTGGTAGTGGTAGCAGATCACTGGATGGAGAAAACACTCTAACATATGAAAATGACATAGATAACAGATTCACTAATTCCTGTGATCATAGGCATAGTAATGAAATAGCAAGAATACATGAGAATGGTTATGCGAATGAGATTGGTAACTTGAATGCAGCTGATAAAGCCGAAGGGGAGAATGAAGATTATGTATCTGGTATGTTGTATGATATGCTGCAGAAGGAGGTTATAACTTTGAGGAAAGTTTGCCAAGAGAAAGATCAGAGCCTGAAGGACAAAGATGACTCAATCGAG ATGTTGGCAAAAAAGGTAGAAACACTGAATAAAGCTATGGAAGTTGAGTCCAAAAAGATGCGTAGAGAAGTAGCTGCTATGGGGAAAGAACTTGCAGCTACTCGTATTGGCAAGGAACAAGATCAAAGATTGAGACGTGTAAGTTCTACAAGGGGAGCTGTAAATGGAACTCATCAACCTGCAATAAG GCCTGAAAATGACAAAGCTGTTTGTGTTGCAAACCAAAGTTGA
- the LOC113775885 gene encoding microtubule-associated protein 70-1-like isoform X3, with translation MSSAQMISSSSNSNCSVDNCNGDVSWPEPPKLTPSASLKTKKKPTPAPSISRAGGEVDELVTLLHGSDPLRVELSRLENEVRDKERNLGDAYAEIKALKYSERLKEKAVEELSDELKKIDDKLKATEALLESKNLEVRKINEEKKTALAAQFAAEATLRRVHAGQKDDEMPPIEAIITPLEAELKLARLEVAKLQDDNRALDRLTKSKEAALLEAERTVQMALAKASLVDDLQNKNQDLMKQIEICQEENRILDKMHRQKVSEVEKLMQTVHELEEAVLAGGAAANAVRDYQRKMQELNEEKRILDRELARAKISANRVAVVVANEWKDSNDKVMPVKQWLEERRLLQGEMQQLKDKVAIAERTAKAEAQLKEKYHLRFKVLEERLKASSTCTTRSTPQGGSVCNGLSRRQSFGGGESLSKPPSNGISLKKTKFQSRSFRTNSSSALLEQSKFSSTLFGSGSRSLDGENTLTYENDIDNRFTNSCDHRHSNEIARIHENGYANEIGNLNAADKAEGENEDYVSGMLYDMLQKEVITLRKVCQEKDQSLKDKDDSIEMLAKKVETLNKAMEVESKKMRREVAAMGKELAATRIGKEQDQRLRRVSSTRGAVNGTHQPAIRNA, from the exons ATGTCAAGCGCTCAGATgattagtagtagtagtaacAGCAATTGCAGTGTTGATAATTGTAACGGCGACGTCAGTTGGCCGGAGCCGCCGAAGCTGACGCCGTCGGCTTCGCTTAAGACGAAGAAGAAACCGACTCCGGCGCCGAGCATTTCCAGAGCCGGCGGGGAAGTTGACGAGCTGGTTACTCTTCTTCACGGCTCTGATCCCCTCCGCGTCGAGCTCAGTCGCCTGGAAAATGAAGTCCGAG ACAAAGAGAGGAATCTGGGAGATGCGTATGCAGAAATCAAGGCCTTGAAGTACTCAGAGCGCCTAAAAGAGAAGGCAGTTGAGGAG CTTTCGGATGAGTTAAAGAAAATTGACGACAAATTGAAAGCAACTGAAGCACTTTTGGAAAGCAAG AATTTAGAGGTTAGgaaaataaatgaagaaaagaaaacagctCTGGCAGCACAATTTGCTGCAGAAGCTACTCTTCGAAGAGTTCATGCAGGTCAAAAAGATGATGAAATGCCTCCTATTGAAGCCATTATCACTCCTTTAGAGGCAGAATTGAAGTTGGCCAGGCTGGAG GTAGCTAAGCTACAAGATGACAATAGAGCCCTGGATCGACTTACTAAGTCCAAAGAGGCTGCTCTGTTGGAGGCTGAGCGAACTGTCCAAATGGCATTGGCGAAAGCCTCCTTGGTTGATGATCTGCAGAACAAAAACCAAGATTTGATGAAACAGATAGAGATATGCCAG GAGGAGAATAGAATATTGGACAAGATGCACAGGCAGAAAGTTTCTGAGGTTGAAAAGTTAATGCAAACTGTACATGAACTTGAGGAGGCTGTTTTGGCTGGAGGTGCTGCGGCCAATGCAGTACGTGATTACCAGCGAAAGATGCAAGAATTGAAC gaagaaaaaagaattcTGGACCGTGAACTTGCTCGTGCAAAGATTTCAGCGAATCGGGTTGCTGTTGTTGTTGCTAATGAGTGGAAAGATTCCAATGACAAAGTAATGCCTGTAAAGCAATGGCTGGAAGAAAGAAGACTTCTTCAG GGAGAAATGCAACAGCTTAAAGACAAAGTGGCAATTGCAGAGCGAACTGCAAAGGCAGAAGCACAATTAAAA GAGAAGTATCACTTACGATTtaaagttttggaagaaaggcTAAAAGCTTCTTCAACTTGTACCACCCGCTCTACTCCACAAGGAGGAAGTGTGTGTAATGGTCTTTCACGGCGCCAATCTTTTGGAGGAGGAGAAAGTTTGTCCAAACCTCCATCAAATGGGATTTCATTGAAAAAGACAAAGTTTCAGTCTAGGTCATTTCGAACAAATAGTTCTTCAGCATTATTGGAGCAGTCAAAATTCTCATCAACGTTATTTGGTAGTGGTAGCAGATCACTGGATGGAGAAAACACTCTAACATATGAAAATGACATAGATAACAGATTCACTAATTCCTGTGATCATAGGCATAGTAATGAAATAGCAAGAATACATGAGAATGGTTATGCGAATGAGATTGGTAACTTGAATGCAGCTGATAAAGCCGAAGGGGAGAATGAAGATTATGTATCTGGTATGTTGTATGATATGCTGCAGAAGGAGGTTATAACTTTGAGGAAAGTTTGCCAAGAGAAAGATCAGAGCCTGAAGGACAAAGATGACTCAATCGAG ATGTTGGCAAAAAAGGTAGAAACACTGAATAAAGCTATGGAAGTTGAGTCCAAAAAGATGCGTAGAGAAGTAGCTGCTATGGGGAAAGAACTTGCAGCTACTCGTATTGGCAAGGAACAAGATCAAAGATTGAGACGTGTAAGTTCTACAAGGGGAGCTGTAAATGGAACTCATCAACCTGCAATAAG GAATGCTTAG
- the LOC113775885 gene encoding microtubule-associated protein 70-1-like isoform X2, with protein sequence MSSAQMISSSSNSNCSVDNCNGDVSWPEPPKLTPSASLKTKKKPTPAPSISRAGGEVDELVTLLHGSDPLRVELSRLENEVRDKERNLGDAYAEIKALKYSERLKEKAVEELSDELKKIDDKLKATEALLESKNLEVRKINEEKKTALAAQFAAEATLRRVHAGQKDDEMPPIEAIITPLEAELKLARLEVAKLQDDNRALDRLTKSKEAALLEAERTVQMALAKASLVDDLQNKNQDLMKQIEICQEENRILDKMHRQKVSEVEKLMQTVHELEEAVLAGGAAANAVRDYQRKMQELNEEKRILDRELARAKISANRVAVVVANEWKDSNDKVMPVKQWLEERRLLQGEMQQLKDKVAIAERTAKAEAQLKEKYHLRFKVLEERLKASSTCTTRSTPQGGSVCNGLSRRQSFGGGESLSKPPSNGISLKKTKFQSRSFRTNSSSALLEQSKFSSTLFGSGSRSLDGENTLTYENDIDNRFTNSCDHRHSNEIARIHENGYANEIGNLNAADKAEGENEDYVSGMLYDMLQKEVITLRKVCQEKDQSLKDKDDSIEMLAKKVETLNKAMEVESKKMRREVAAMGKELAATRIGKEQDQRLRRVSSTRGAVNGTHQPAISPCVIINQFWLVRR encoded by the exons ATGTCAAGCGCTCAGATgattagtagtagtagtaacAGCAATTGCAGTGTTGATAATTGTAACGGCGACGTCAGTTGGCCGGAGCCGCCGAAGCTGACGCCGTCGGCTTCGCTTAAGACGAAGAAGAAACCGACTCCGGCGCCGAGCATTTCCAGAGCCGGCGGGGAAGTTGACGAGCTGGTTACTCTTCTTCACGGCTCTGATCCCCTCCGCGTCGAGCTCAGTCGCCTGGAAAATGAAGTCCGAG ACAAAGAGAGGAATCTGGGAGATGCGTATGCAGAAATCAAGGCCTTGAAGTACTCAGAGCGCCTAAAAGAGAAGGCAGTTGAGGAG CTTTCGGATGAGTTAAAGAAAATTGACGACAAATTGAAAGCAACTGAAGCACTTTTGGAAAGCAAG AATTTAGAGGTTAGgaaaataaatgaagaaaagaaaacagctCTGGCAGCACAATTTGCTGCAGAAGCTACTCTTCGAAGAGTTCATGCAGGTCAAAAAGATGATGAAATGCCTCCTATTGAAGCCATTATCACTCCTTTAGAGGCAGAATTGAAGTTGGCCAGGCTGGAG GTAGCTAAGCTACAAGATGACAATAGAGCCCTGGATCGACTTACTAAGTCCAAAGAGGCTGCTCTGTTGGAGGCTGAGCGAACTGTCCAAATGGCATTGGCGAAAGCCTCCTTGGTTGATGATCTGCAGAACAAAAACCAAGATTTGATGAAACAGATAGAGATATGCCAG GAGGAGAATAGAATATTGGACAAGATGCACAGGCAGAAAGTTTCTGAGGTTGAAAAGTTAATGCAAACTGTACATGAACTTGAGGAGGCTGTTTTGGCTGGAGGTGCTGCGGCCAATGCAGTACGTGATTACCAGCGAAAGATGCAAGAATTGAAC gaagaaaaaagaattcTGGACCGTGAACTTGCTCGTGCAAAGATTTCAGCGAATCGGGTTGCTGTTGTTGTTGCTAATGAGTGGAAAGATTCCAATGACAAAGTAATGCCTGTAAAGCAATGGCTGGAAGAAAGAAGACTTCTTCAG GGAGAAATGCAACAGCTTAAAGACAAAGTGGCAATTGCAGAGCGAACTGCAAAGGCAGAAGCACAATTAAAA GAGAAGTATCACTTACGATTtaaagttttggaagaaaggcTAAAAGCTTCTTCAACTTGTACCACCCGCTCTACTCCACAAGGAGGAAGTGTGTGTAATGGTCTTTCACGGCGCCAATCTTTTGGAGGAGGAGAAAGTTTGTCCAAACCTCCATCAAATGGGATTTCATTGAAAAAGACAAAGTTTCAGTCTAGGTCATTTCGAACAAATAGTTCTTCAGCATTATTGGAGCAGTCAAAATTCTCATCAACGTTATTTGGTAGTGGTAGCAGATCACTGGATGGAGAAAACACTCTAACATATGAAAATGACATAGATAACAGATTCACTAATTCCTGTGATCATAGGCATAGTAATGAAATAGCAAGAATACATGAGAATGGTTATGCGAATGAGATTGGTAACTTGAATGCAGCTGATAAAGCCGAAGGGGAGAATGAAGATTATGTATCTGGTATGTTGTATGATATGCTGCAGAAGGAGGTTATAACTTTGAGGAAAGTTTGCCAAGAGAAAGATCAGAGCCTGAAGGACAAAGATGACTCAATCGAG ATGTTGGCAAAAAAGGTAGAAACACTGAATAAAGCTATGGAAGTTGAGTCCAAAAAGATGCGTAGAGAAGTAGCTGCTATGGGGAAAGAACTTGCAGCTACTCGTATTGGCAAGGAACAAGATCAAAGATTGAGACGTGTAAGTTCTACAAGGGGAGCTGTAAATGGAACTCATCAACCTGCAATAAG TCCTTGTGTCATTATAAATCAGTTTTGGCTTGTACGGCGATAA
- the LOC113773811 gene encoding receptor-like protein 9DC3: MNSSLCLFTHFPAIDDRFFTANLRLLPGNGQIPSSVGNLKNLESLDLSSNQLTGEIPENISGLTFLSFLNLSHNQLVGRIPGGRQMQTFLESSFEGNSRLCGFQLNRTCNGDRDPALPESQLEEKQLYSKTEIYVSVAVGSLVGLAFFFGPLWLSKRWRICYNKNVD, encoded by the exons ATGAATTCATCCCTTTGCCTTTTCACCCATTTCCCTGCCATCGATGATCGATTCTTCACAGCTAATCTTCGTCTTTTGCCG GGCAATGGCCAAATCCCATCATCAGTTGGGAATTTGAAGAATCTCGAATCATTGGACCTCTCCTCCAATCAACTGACTGGGGAAATACCAGAGAATATTTCAGGCCTCACCTTCCTGTCATTCTTAAATTTGTCACATAATCAACTAGTTGGAAGGATTCCAGGAGGAAGACAAATGCAAACATTCCTAGAAAGTTCTTTTGAAGGAAACAGTCGTTTGTGTGGATTCCAGTTGAACCGAACTTGCAACGGTGACAGAGATCCTGCACTTCCAGAGTCTCAGTTGGAGGAAAAGCAGTTATATTCCAAGACAGAAATCTACGTTAGTGTTGCAGTTGGATCTTTGGTAGGTCTAGCTTTCTTTTTCGGGCCACTTTGGCTATCCAAGAGGTGGAGAATCTGCTACAATAAAAATGTTGATTAA